GCCCGCGCCCACGCCGCGCTGATCGGCGGCCGCGATCCCCGCGCCGCGTTCATCGCCGCGCTCGCCGCCGCCACGCTCGACAACGGCGCCTGCGCCCCGGCCCGGGTCGGCCCCGACGGCCGCCTCGAGCGCGCGCCGGTCGTGCTCAAGGTCGACGCCGGCGCGCTCGTGGTCGAGCCGTACTGACCGCCGGTGGATCGATCCACCGGACGGCGCCGCGCACAATATGCACCGCCCCGGGCGTGACCTCAGCCGCGCCAGCGTGTCTGCTCGACCCATGCGCGATGACGCCTGGACCGAGGAGATGTTCCGCGCGTTGACGACGCACTCGGCGGACATCATCTCGCTGCTCGATGGTGACGGTCGGCTGGTCTTCAATTCGCCCGCCACGCTCCGCATCAACGGGTTCACCCCTGAGGAGCTGCGAGGCAAGGACACCTTCGAGCTCATCCACCCCGACGACCACGCCGAGGTCGCGCGGGTCTTTGGCGAGGTGCTGGCGCAGCCAAACGCGCTCGCGACCGTCGAGTACCGCTACCTGACCAAGGACGGTCGCTGGCTGTGGATGGAGGCCATCGCCAGCAACCAGCTCGAGAACCCGGCGGTGCGCGGCGTGGTCGCCAACAGCCGGGACATCTCCGAGCGCAAGCGGCTCGAGCAGCAGCTGCTGGCGGTGCAGAAGCTCGAGAGCCTGGGGGTGATGGCCGGCGGCGTCGCCCACGACTTCAACAACCTGCTCGCGGTCATCCTCGGCGAGGCCAGCGTGCTGCGGCTCGGGCTGCCGCCGGAGACGGCCGCCGCGCTCGCCACGATCGAGAGCGCGGCGCTGCGCGCGCGCGAGCTCACCCAGCAGCTGCTCGCCTACACGGGGCGGCAGGTCACGCCGGTCGAACCCACCGACCTGCACCAGCTGATCCACGAGCTGACGCCGCTGCTGCGGATCTCGGCCCGCGGCGGGACGAGCCTGCAGCTCGACCTCGCCGCCGGCGTGCCGGCGGTCGTCTGCGACCGCGGTCAGCTGCGCCAGGTGCTGCTCAACCTGGTCATCAACGCGACCGAGGCGATGGGCGGTGGGGGGGAGGTGACGGTGCGCCTCGACCACCGCCACGTCGGCGCGGACGAGCTCGCGGCGGGCCCGCTGACCGCGTCGTTCGCCCCGGGGCCGGCGGTCGTGCTCGAGGTCGCGGACGCCGGGACCGGCATGCCCCCCGAGACGGTGCAGCGCATCTTCGACCCGTTCTTCACCACCAAGCAGACCGGCCGCGGGCTCGGGCTCGCGGCGGTCTCGGGGATCGTCCGGAGCCATCAGGCTGGCCTGCGCGTCGAGTCGACGCCCGGCCTGGGCTCCCGGTTCAGCATCTACCTCAGGCCCTCGCCCGAGGCCGAGGCGCCGGCGCCGGCGCGCGCGGCCGTCCGCTTCGAGGGGACGGCGCTGGTCGTCGACGACGACCCGCTGGTGGCGAGCACGGTCGGCAGGGTGCTGCGCGCGCTCGGCTTCGAGCTCGTGATCGCGCACGGCGGTCGCGAGGCGGTGGCGTCGTTCGCGGCGGCATCCCGCCCGTACACGGTCGTGGTGTGTGACGTGCTGATGCCGGGGATGAACGGGCCCGAGGCGGTGGCGCAGCTGCGTGCGCATCGCCCCGACCTTCCGGTGCTGTTCATGTCGGGCTACACGCCCGAGCCCGGCCTGCTGCCGAGCGGGACCGAGACCACGGGCTTCCTGGCCAAGCCCTTCGACGCCGACGGCCTGAGCACGGCGATCGCGCGGCTGGTCCCGGGATCGGTGCGGCCGGGCCGCCCCGGCTGACCCGCTCGCCGGCCGGCTCAGCTCGCCGGGTGATGGACAGGCCGGCAAGCGACGCCGAGCCCGCCATCGCGGCGCAGGATCGCGCGGCTACTCGACGACGACCTTGTCCGAGGACGATCGGCCGAAGGTCTCGGGGTGGTACATCTCCTCGGCCTTGGTCGGCGGCACGACGAACGTGCCGGGCGTGGTGGCGCGGGCGACGTAGGTGTAGTCGTAGACGCCCTCCCACAGGAGCGACGTGAAGGCCTCGACCCGCTCGTCGCGCATGTTCTGGTGCTCGTACCAGGTGCGCGACCACCACCAGTAGCGGTTGCCGCCCTTCGCGGGCTGCGGATCCTGCGGCACCGGGCCGGTCACCGCCAGCGCCGGGTTCATCGGCTCGAGCCCGGCCGGCAGCGGATCGACCAGCGCGACGTGGTAGCGGCGGCTCTCGGCCACCATCGACAGGCGCACGCGCACCCGGGCGCCGGCCTTGATCTTCCACGAACCGTCCGGATTCCGGACCACGTCGGCAGGATCGTCGACGGGCTCGTACCGGCGCAGCACGGTGAAGCCGTAGTCGGCGGCGGCGAGCTGCAGGTTGGCCGGCGCGTAGGTCATGCCGACCCGGTAGTAGAGGCGGCCCTTGCCGTCCTTCTGGATCACCAGGTCGGCGGGGCCCTTGCTGGCCTTGTCGGCGACGGTCTGCATCGGGATGTCGATCGCGAACCGATCGGTCTGCCGGCCCTTGAAGGCGTGGTCGCCGGC
This genomic window from Myxococcales bacterium contains:
- a CDS encoding PAS domain S-box protein; its protein translation is MRDDAWTEEMFRALTTHSADIISLLDGDGRLVFNSPATLRINGFTPEELRGKDTFELIHPDDHAEVARVFGEVLAQPNALATVEYRYLTKDGRWLWMEAIASNQLENPAVRGVVANSRDISERKRLEQQLLAVQKLESLGVMAGGVAHDFNNLLAVILGEASVLRLGLPPETAAALATIESAALRARELTQQLLAYTGRQVTPVEPTDLHQLIHELTPLLRISARGGTSLQLDLAAGVPAVVCDRGQLRQVLLNLVINATEAMGGGGEVTVRLDHRHVGADELAAGPLTASFAPGPAVVLEVADAGTGMPPETVQRIFDPFFTTKQTGRGLGLAAVSGIVRSHQAGLRVESTPGLGSRFSIYLRPSPEAEAPAPARAAVRFEGTALVVDDDPLVASTVGRVLRALGFELVIAHGGREAVASFAAASRPYTVVVCDVLMPGMNGPEAVAQLRAHRPDLPVLFMSGYTPEPGLLPSGTETTGFLAKPFDADGLSTAIARLVPGSVRPGRPG